The nucleotide window TGATCGCCTTGGTGATGGTGCGGTAGTTCAGCGCGTGGTCGATGACGTTGTCACGCACCGCATCGGCGGCGGGGTAGAGCATGGTCAGGTTGATCAGCACGTCCTGCTTGTTGAGGATCTCCTCTTCCTTGATGCCGATGAACGTGCGCAGGCGCAGGTCTTTGACGCGGATGCGTGCCATCGAGGGTTCCAGTCTGGGCATGGGGTCTCCTTGTGGGCGGGTCAGATCAGGTGGCGGCCGCCGTTCACCGTGAGGATGGTGCCGGTGACGTAGGGATTGTCGAGCAGATAGCGCAGACTCTGGTAGATCACCTCGGCGCCGGGCTCGATGCCCAGCGCCGATTTGGCCAGGGCCTTGCGCCGGTAGGCCTCGTCATCGTCGGGATTGAACTGGATCAGCGCCGGAGCGATGCCGTTGACCTTGATCTGCGGCGCCAGGCTGGCGGCGAACGACAGCGTTAGATTGTCCAGGCCGGCCTTGCTGGCCGCGTAGGCGATGTGCTTGCTGCTGCCGCGGCGGGTGACGTCGTCGCCGATGTGCACGATGTCCGCGGCGCCGCCGTGACGTAGCAGCGCGGCGCCGTGCAGGTTGATCAGGTATGGCGCGAGCATGTGCACGCTGAACATGCGCTGGAACAGCTCGGCTTCCTGGCCGGACGTTTCGCTGTGCCATTCCGAAGCGTTGTGCACGATGGCACGCAGGCCGTCGGTGTGCGCCTTGAGTGTTTCGATGAAGGCCTGAATGCCGGCCGCATCGGCGAAATCGGCCGCCAGCGTGATCGCTCCGCGGCTGCGCAGATGCGCCACGCCTTCGCGTTCGCGGCGGTAGCTGATGATGACGGAGTGGCCGTCGTCGAGCAGGCGCTCGGCGCAATGCAGGCCGATTCGCTGGCCGGCGCCGGTGATCAGGATGGGAAGCGGGGATTGGCTCATCGGGCGCCTCGGTCGGTCAGGCGCTGTCGTCATGCCGGTGCGCAGCGCTGGCCGGCCAGCTTACACCAGATCGGCGGACGACTCGGGATGCAGGCGCCGATGCTGGCGGTAGAGGAAGCTGCGGATGCGTTCGGCATCCTGCTCGCCGTTGAACTCCACCTCATAGGCCGCCAGGTCGTCGTCGATCTCGCGTACCCGGTGCGCTTCGACTTCCAGCGGCGCGTCGTCGGGCAGCGCCAGGCACAGATGGAAGTGTTTGGGGGGCTTGCGCCCGCGGCCGGCCTTGACCAGCAGCCCGTGCGAGGACAGCTCGCAGACGCGCAGCGGACTCGCCTCGCCGTCGCGCTTGAGCAGCGCCAGCGGCTGTTCGAGGTGCAGGCGCCAGGCCCGGTTGATCGGGCCGCGCTCGAAGATGACCGGCGGCGCCAGATGCAGATGCAGGCTGTGAAATTCGTCCTCCTTGATCTGCACCGGGAAGCTCATGCGGAACTCGGCGGTTTTCGCTTCGAGCGAAAGCTCCGCGTGGGTCGCCAGCGCCAGCAGCAGCTCGTTGGACTGCGGTCCGCCATCGAGGCGAAAGCCGGCGGTGCGCTCGCCATGGCCATTGGCCGCGCGATGCATGAGCTTGTTGATGAAGGCCAGCTCATCGCTGGTCAGGACTGTCCGTTCGGCCATGTCACTTCCTCGAGGAGTCGGCGCGGCGGGCGCCGACGACCGCGGCACGGCGATCCGTGCCGGGCGGTTTGTTGCGCGCTGTGATCGTGATTTCCAAGAGTAGTTCAGTACGGTTGTCGGATTTTGGCGATTCGCTGCCCGGGATGTCCGACAGGCGAGCGCCTTGCGGCATAATGGCCGGCTTCAATTTGCGGAGATTCCCTCATGAAAGTCGCCATCCTTTCCGGCAGCGTTTACGGCAGCGCCGAGGACGTCGCTCGTCATGCCGAGCGCCAGCTCAAGGCCGCCGGTTTCGATGCCTGGCACGATCCGCGCGCGCAACTGCCGCAGGTGCTGGAGTTCGCGCCGCAAGCGCTGCTGGTGGTGACCTCCACCACCGGCATGGGTGAGCTGCCGGACAGCTTCGTGCCGCTGTATTCTGCCATCCGCGAACAGTTCCCGGCCTGGCACGGACTGCCCGGCGGGGTGATCGCCTTGGGTGACGCCAGCTATGGCGATACGTTCTGCGGCGGTGGCGAGCTGGTGCGCGAGCTGTTCGCCGAGCTGGGCGTGCGGGAAGTGCAGGAAATGCTGCGGATCGATGGCAGCGAGACGGTCACGCCGGAAGTCGATGCCGAGCCCTGGCTGGCGCGCTTCGCCGAAATCCTGCGCGGCTGAGACGGGCGCTCAGCCCGCGGCGCGGCGGGCGAAGGCGCACAACTGCGGATAGAAGGCGCGAAAGTCATCCTGCAGCGGCGCGTACAACTGCTGCAGTTCCTCCAGGCCGCCGGCGAGGCCTTCCGGGCGACTGAGCCTGCGGCTCATGCCAGCCAGCACCTGTTCCAGCACGGCGAACTCGCGGTAGCTGCCCAGCCAGTCCTGCGCCGCCATGCGCGGTGCGATCAACGCCAGCTTGCCGGGCAGCTGCGGTTCGTTCTGCAGCACGCGGTAGACACGCAGGGTGAACTGCTCCAGCGGCTCGCTGGAATAGTCCGGCCAGTTGGCTGCCAGGCAGTGATCGAAGAACAGATCCAGCAGGATGCCGGCGTAGCGCCGCCGCTCGGCCGGGAAGCGCGCCTTGGCCTGCAGCACCAGCGGATGGCTGTCGGTGAAGGCGTCGATCTGCCGGTGCAAGCGAATGCCCGCTTCAATCTGCGCCGGCCAGCGGCCCTGCAGCGGTCCCTTGACGAAATCGCCATAGAGGCTGCCGAGCAGTTCGGCCGGCTGAGCGCCGCCCAGGTGCAGGTGTGCGAGGTAGTTCATCGGTCGAGCTTAACCAGTTGCCGGCCGCCGGCGCTAGGCCGCTCGCTGCAGTTGCGGGGTGTCGCCGAACAACCTCAGGGCGATCGCTTGCTGCGCCTGGCGTGCCAGTTCACGCGGGCTGCGGTCATGGCTGGCAATTGGCGGCAGCAGGTAGATTTCCACCTCCGCCACCTCGGCGTCGAGCAGACGCAGCAGGTGCGCGGGCAGCTCGTCGTCGTCGATGAACGGCGCCAGCGGATCGGCCTGGCCGTCGCGCCGATAGCGGATCGCAACGGGCTGAACCGGACAGCCGCATTCCACCGCGCAGGCGAACAGCCGCGAATGGAAGGTGCGCAGGGTGCTGCCATCGGTCGAGGTGCCTTCCGGGAAGATCAGCAGATGCCGGCCCTGGTGCAGGTGCCCGGCCAGTTCGCGGCTGACCCGCCCCGCATCGCCGGCGCCACGACGGATGAACAGCGTGCCGGCCTGCTGCGCCAGCCAGCCCAGTACCGGCCACTGACGCACCTCGGCCTTGGCCAGAAAGGAGATCGGCAGCAGGGCGCCGAGCAGCGGAATGTCGCTCCAGGAAATGTGGTTGGCGACCCACAGCATCGGCTCGCGCGGACGTTCGCCGATGATCCGCACGCGCAGCGGCAGCGCCCGCGCCAGACGGGCGAGGAACCAGCAGGTCAGGTGCTGCTTGCGTGCCATCGCTGTCTGCAGGCCGAGCCGCCGGCCCAGCTCGATGGCGCTGGCGAGCGCCAGACCCGCCAGCAGCACCGAGGCGATCCGTGCCAGCCGCCGGTAGCGGCGCAGTCGCCGCATCACACCGCCGCCTTGAAATGCCGTGCGTAGCGCGGGCAGAGCTCGTCGCGCTTGAGCAGGATGAACACGTCTGCCACCTGGAAGTCCGCGTCCCAGCACGGCTCGCCGCAGATCTTCGCGCCCAGGCGCATGTAGGCCTTGAGCAGCGGCGGTAACTGCGCGGTGACGTTCGCTGCCAGCTCCAGCGCGGGCAGCGGCGTCTTCGGTTCGGCGCGCAGCAGTTCGGTGCTCAAATGGCCCTCGCGCAAGCGCTGCATGATCGCCTGCGCCTGCACGCCGCCATCACGCATGGAGATGCTGGCGCAGCCCATCAGGTAGCGATAGCCGCCCTGGTTGAGCACCTCGGCCAGCTCGCCCCAGAGCACGGCGATGGTGGCGCCGTTGCGATAGGCAGAATCGACGCAGGTACGGCCGATCTCCAGCACGGGCTCGTCCAGCGCTGCCAGCCCGTGCAGGCTGAACTCCTGCTCGCTGTAGAAATGGCCGATGCGCCGCGCGGTGAGGTGATCGAGCAGGCGCGTGGTGGCCACCAGCGCGCCGCTGGACAGATCGCGCACGCCGATGTGGCTGCAATGCGCATCGTAGTCATCGATGTCCAGACCGAACTCGGCGCCTTGCAGGCGTGCGTCGAACTCGCTGCTGAACACGCGGTAGCGCAGCGCCTGGGCTTCGCGCAGGGCGGCGGTGCCGACCAGGCGCTCGGCTTGCAGTTGACGGGTGCTGCGGGGGTGAGCGATGGCGTTCATGCTGTCTACTCCTGTTCCGCCCGGCTGTGGCGGGTTGGTAATCGGCGGCGCCTGGTTGTTATGGTTGCGCTCGGTCGATCTGATGGCCGGGTCAGGCTAGGTAGCTGGCGTGTCACGCCTGTGACGGATCGGTGATGGTTGGGTGACGCCCGTAGCGGCGGTTCGGGAGGCAATATGGCTTGGCATGAATGGCTGGGGCCGCTGGCGCGGCTGCCGGCAGACGGGCGTTTGGAAGACTGGTACGCCGCGGTGCAGCAGCGTACGGCTGGCACCGAACCCTTCGCCGGTGCGCTGCTGGGTGGCCGGTTGGCGGCGACGCCGGGGCTGGCCTTTCTCGCCGGCTACCAGCAGGCGTTGCGGGCACTGTGGGCGGACGCACCGGCGGGGCTCGGCGCACTCTGCGCCACGGAAAACCGGCGGTTGCGCCCGGCCGACATGACCACCCGCCTGCGCGACGGCCGTCTGGACGGCCGCAAGGATTTCGTCACCGCCGGCGATGCTGCCGCCTGGCTGCTGGTGCCGGCCCGCGAAGAACGCATCGGCGACGCGCCGCGGCTGGGCATGTACGTGCTCGCGGCCGACGCTGGCGGGGTGGTGCTCGAAGCCGGCGCACCGCTGCCGCTGCTGCCGGATATCGCGCATGGGCGGCTGGTGCTGGTCGAGGCCATCGGCGAGCGTTTGCCGGGCGACGGCTGGGCCGACTACGTCAAACCCTTTCGCACGCACGAGGACCTCTACGTGCTGGTCGCGCTGCTCGGCTGGCTGTACGGCGTGGCGCTGGAGCATCGCTGGTCGCAGGCGCTGCTGCTGCGCCTGGTCGGGTTGCTGGCCGGCGCGGCGGAAGTCGCGCGCCAGCCGGTCGAGGCTGCCGCCACGCACGTGCTGCTGGCGGCGTTGAGCGAGCAGTTTGCCGCGCTGCAGGCGGAACTCGAAGGCGCCCTGGCGGCGACGCCCGGCGAATGGTCGGCGATGTGGCTGCGCGATCGCGGTGTGCTCGGACTGGCGCGTGGCGCGCAGGCCGAACGACTACGCAAGGCCTGGCTGCGGCTCGGGCTGGCGGGCACGGAGGAAGAAATTCAGGGGAACTCGACTCGCGGCGGCGCGCCTATATAGACGGGCGGCGATATCTGCCGGACGACTCGCCAGCGCGCGTGCTGGGCCGGTGGCAGCTCTTTGCCGGGACCGGCGGACTGGTTAAGCTGCCCCGGCCTCAGTCACACCGCCATGGCCGTCCTCGCGGCGACTCCATCGGAAAAGGGATTTCATGTCACTGCTTCGTTTGCCTGCCCTTGCCGGCATACCCACCGAGACTGGTCGTCGATGATGCTGGCCGGTGCGGTATTTCCCTGGCGCAAGGCCAATCGTTTTCGCCTGCTGATCGACGGCCCGCAGTTCTTTCCGGCGATGCTCGAGGCCATCGCCCGAGCCGAGCGGCGGGTGGATCTGGAACTCTATCTGGTCGAGGACGGCGGCTGCCTGGAGCGTCTGCTGGAGGTGCTACTGGCCGTGGCGGCGCGAGGCGTGCGGGTACGCTGTCTGTTCGACGGCTTCGGCTGCCTAAAGATGGGCCAGACGAGCCGCGACCGCCTCGCCGCGGCGGGCGTTGAGCTGCGGCTGTACAACCCGCTGGCGCTGCGCTTGAAGTTCCGCAACCTGCACCGCGACCACCGCAAGCTGTTGCTGGTCGACGGTTGCATCGGTTTCGTCGGCGGGGCAGGTGCGACCGATCAGTTCTGGAACCCGCAGCGCCCGGACGAGCATTGGCACGAGGTGATGGTCGAGATGAGCGGGCCGCTGCTGCAGGACTGGCAGACGCTGTTCGATGCGCAGTGGGTGAACTGCCAGCGTCGACGCATCTGGCAGCTGCCGCTGCCGCGCAAGATCCCGCGGATTCCGCTGCTGCCGACCGGCTCGGGTCTCGGTCGGGTGGCCTATGCGGCGGCACGCCAGCACACCGACATCCTGCACAGCCTGTTGCACAACCTGCGGCGCGCGCAGACGCGCATCTGGCTGGCTACCCCGTATTTCCTGCCTACCGGCAAGGTGCGCCGCGCGCTGATCTACGCGGCCCGGCGCGGGGTGGAGGTGCGCCTGCTGCTGACCAGCCGCAACACCGATCATCCGCCGGTGCGCTATGCCGGACAGCGGTTCTACCCGCGATTGCTGCGCGCCGGCGTGCGCATCCATGAATACCAGCCACACTTCTCGCACCTGAAGATGGTGCTGGTGGACGACTGGGTCAGCGTCGGTTCGTGCAATTTCGATCACTGGAACCTGCGCTGGAACCTGGAGGCGAACCTGGAAGCAATCGATCCGTCACTCACCGAGCAGGTCGTGCAGAGCTTCGAGCGCGACTTCCAGCAGAGTCAGGAAATCGATCTGCGCAGCTGGTATGCCCGACCGCTGCACATGCGTCTGTATCAGCGCATGTGGGGTTGGCTGGATCGCCTGCTGGTCAACATCTTCAACCGCGGCGGCTGATCAGCCGATGGCCGCCCTGCACCGGAGCGCAGCTCCCTATCTGGAAAAGAGGACGATCCAATGGCAGCGAAGAACATCCTGATGCTGGTCGGCGACTATGCCGAAGACTACGAGACGATGGTGCCGTTCCAGGCGCTGCAGATGGTCGGCCACCGCGTGCACGCGGTGTGCCCGGACAAGCAGGCCGGCCAGACCGTGCGCACCGCCATTCACGATTTCGAGGGCGATCAGACTTACAGTGAGAAACCCGGGCACAACTTTGCGCTGAACTTCGACTTCGCCGCCGTGCGCGCCGAGGACTACGACGCGCTGGTGATTCCCGGTGGCCGCGCGCCGGAGTACCTGCGCCTGAACGAGCAGGTGCTGGCGCTGGTGCGTGCCTTCGATGCGGCGAACAAGCCGATTGCCGCGGTTTGCCACGGTGCGCAGCTGCTGGCTGCCGCCGGCGTGCTCAAGGGCCGCGCCTGCAGCGCCTACCCGGCCTGCGCGCCGGAAGTGAAGCTGGCCGGTGGCGAGTATGTCGACATTCCGGTGGATCAGGCGCATACGCAAGGTAATCTCGTCAGTGCGCCCGCCTGGCCGGCACATCCGGCGTGGCTGGCGGGCTTCCTCAAGCTGCTCGGCACCGAGATAACCCTGTAGCATGCCGGACCGCCGCCCGCCGGCGGCCACGCTTTCGTCACCAACAAGGAGAACCGCAGGTGAGCAGCGCCCCGAACAATCCACTGCACGGCGTCACCCTCGAGGCGATGCTGGTCGAACTGCAGGCGCACTACGGCTGGGAAGGGCTGGCGCAGCGGGTCGATATCCGCTGCTTCAAGAGCGAGCCGAGCATCAAGTCGAGCCTGACGTTCCTGCGCCGCACGCC belongs to Pseudomonas phenolilytica and includes:
- the folX gene encoding dihydroneopterin triphosphate 2'-epimerase — encoded protein: MPRLEPSMARIRVKDLRLRTFIGIKEEEILNKQDVLINLTMLYPAADAVRDNVIDHALNYRTITKAIIRHVEDNRFALLERLTQEILDLIMQHPQVRYAEVEVDKPHALRFAESVSITLAAHRD
- the folM gene encoding dihydromonapterin reductase; translated protein: MSQSPLPILITGAGQRIGLHCAERLLDDGHSVIISYRREREGVAHLRSRGAITLAADFADAAGIQAFIETLKAHTDGLRAIVHNASEWHSETSGQEAELFQRMFSVHMLAPYLINLHGAALLRHGGAADIVHIGDDVTRRGSSKHIAYAASKAGLDNLTLSFAASLAPQIKVNGIAPALIQFNPDDDEAYRRKALAKSALGIEPGAEVIYQSLRYLLDNPYVTGTILTVNGGRHLI
- a CDS encoding PilZ domain-containing protein, which codes for MAERTVLTSDELAFINKLMHRAANGHGERTAGFRLDGGPQSNELLLALATHAELSLEAKTAEFRMSFPVQIKEDEFHSLHLHLAPPVIFERGPINRAWRLHLEQPLALLKRDGEASPLRVCELSSHGLLVKAGRGRKPPKHFHLCLALPDDAPLEVEAHRVREIDDDLAAYEVEFNGEQDAERIRSFLYRQHRRLHPESSADLV
- a CDS encoding flavodoxin — its product is MKVAILSGSVYGSAEDVARHAERQLKAAGFDAWHDPRAQLPQVLEFAPQALLVVTSTTGMGELPDSFVPLYSAIREQFPAWHGLPGGVIALGDASYGDTFCGGGELVRELFAELGVREVQEMLRIDGSETVTPEVDAEPWLARFAEILRG
- a CDS encoding ACP phosphodiesterase; protein product: MNYLAHLHLGGAQPAELLGSLYGDFVKGPLQGRWPAQIEAGIRLHRQIDAFTDSHPLVLQAKARFPAERRRYAGILLDLFFDHCLAANWPDYSSEPLEQFTLRVYRVLQNEPQLPGKLALIAPRMAAQDWLGSYREFAVLEQVLAGMSRRLSRPEGLAGGLEELQQLYAPLQDDFRAFYPQLCAFARRAAG
- a CDS encoding lysophospholipid acyltransferase family protein, with amino-acid sequence MRRLRRYRRLARIASVLLAGLALASAIELGRRLGLQTAMARKQHLTCWFLARLARALPLRVRIIGERPREPMLWVANHISWSDIPLLGALLPISFLAKAEVRQWPVLGWLAQQAGTLFIRRGAGDAGRVSRELAGHLHQGRHLLIFPEGTSTDGSTLRTFHSRLFACAVECGCPVQPVAIRYRRDGQADPLAPFIDDDELPAHLLRLLDAEVAEVEIYLLPPIASHDRSPRELARQAQQAIALRLFGDTPQLQRAA
- the olsB gene encoding L-ornithine N(alpha)-acyltransferase, which translates into the protein MNAIAHPRSTRQLQAERLVGTAALREAQALRYRVFSSEFDARLQGAEFGLDIDDYDAHCSHIGVRDLSSGALVATTRLLDHLTARRIGHFYSEQEFSLHGLAALDEPVLEIGRTCVDSAYRNGATIAVLWGELAEVLNQGGYRYLMGCASISMRDGGVQAQAIMQRLREGHLSTELLRAEPKTPLPALELAANVTAQLPPLLKAYMRLGAKICGEPCWDADFQVADVFILLKRDELCPRYARHFKAAV
- a CDS encoding acyl-CoA dehydrogenase family protein; its protein translation is MAWHEWLGPLARLPADGRLEDWYAAVQQRTAGTEPFAGALLGGRLAATPGLAFLAGYQQALRALWADAPAGLGALCATENRRLRPADMTTRLRDGRLDGRKDFVTAGDAAAWLLVPAREERIGDAPRLGMYVLAADAGGVVLEAGAPLPLLPDIAHGRLVLVEAIGERLPGDGWADYVKPFRTHEDLYVLVALLGWLYGVALEHRWSQALLLRLVGLLAGAAEVARQPVEAAATHVLLAALSEQFAALQAELEGALAATPGEWSAMWLRDRGVLGLARGAQAERLRKAWLRLGLAGTEEEIQGNSTRGGAPI
- a CDS encoding phospholipase D-like domain-containing protein, with translation MLAGAVFPWRKANRFRLLIDGPQFFPAMLEAIARAERRVDLELYLVEDGGCLERLLEVLLAVAARGVRVRCLFDGFGCLKMGQTSRDRLAAAGVELRLYNPLALRLKFRNLHRDHRKLLLVDGCIGFVGGAGATDQFWNPQRPDEHWHEVMVEMSGPLLQDWQTLFDAQWVNCQRRRIWQLPLPRKIPRIPLLPTGSGLGRVAYAAARQHTDILHSLLHNLRRAQTRIWLATPYFLPTGKVRRALIYAARRGVEVRLLLTSRNTDHPPVRYAGQRFYPRLLRAGVRIHEYQPHFSHLKMVLVDDWVSVGSCNFDHWNLRWNLEANLEAIDPSLTEQVVQSFERDFQQSQEIDLRSWYARPLHMRLYQRMWGWLDRLLVNIFNRGG
- a CDS encoding DJ-1/PfpI family protein, with the protein product MAAKNILMLVGDYAEDYETMVPFQALQMVGHRVHAVCPDKQAGQTVRTAIHDFEGDQTYSEKPGHNFALNFDFAAVRAEDYDALVIPGGRAPEYLRLNEQVLALVRAFDAANKPIAAVCHGAQLLAAAGVLKGRACSAYPACAPEVKLAGGEYVDIPVDQAHTQGNLVSAPAWPAHPAWLAGFLKLLGTEITL
- a CDS encoding VF530 family DNA-binding protein — protein: MSSAPNNPLHGVTLEAMLVELQAHYGWEGLAQRVDIRCFKSEPSIKSSLTFLRRTPWARQKVEALFVQLRRRG